The stretch of DNA GGAAAAACTAGGCAATCACAAAGATACCTACAAGTATATGAGGCTATGTTTTGCCCAAGAGTTTGAGTGGGGTGTTGGCGACGAGACATCAAAGGCACGGCTTTGGCTTGCTAGAGACGCCTTGAATAACTGGAAGTTTGAGGAGGCATATGAATTAGCTAAGGATTTAAACTACAGCAATGCTCACGATATCGAGGAAGCGCGAGCCATCGCACGAGATGCTCGAAATAGAATGAAAAACCAAATGCATTAAGAGAAAGTTTGCAATACTATGACTGTCTGACCGCTATTTTTgtatattattgaaattaaaattaaaattaaataaaataaaattactGTGTGAATACAgaaaatctaaaaaaacAGATACATATTGATTACTTAATAATTAACAAGTTCATCTCTCAATTGTAACAAATCTTCTTCTGATTTGATATTACTAAATACATTTTCGATTGCTTTTGGCAAGACCTCAACAACACGATCGAGTTCCTCTTCTTTAACACCAAtgtttatcattatcaacaaatgtGGTGGCAACACTGGCAAGTTTTCATGTTCTAAAATCAACTTACTTCTGGTTATTAATATGCCTTCATGTTCCAAAACATAATCAATAACTTTTTGTAAGATAAAACTttccaaattcaaatactCGTCAAACtcattcaacaattttgcAGGCTTCCCCGTGGTGATAAATGTGGAGTTACCATACATCAATggcaaattcaattgttctcTGACCTTCTCTCTCAATCTCAAATGTATCATAGGCGATTGAGGGGATGACACGATGTGCATTGGTAACTTTTCAAGTGCAGCTTCCAATCTGTCGTACACGTCAACAGTCTTTTTATGCAATTGAACCATTAATTTCGATTTTCCAGTGGTCGGATCCAAGTTTTCTGGTGCCAGAATTTCTCTAATTGCTTGGGAAGTAACTTTGGCCGAATATGGGGGCAACGATGCACTAAAGACATAGGCATTGGATGAGATTCTTTGATGGTGCACCATTGGATTAACACCAACACAAAATCCACCAGATGACGCAAAAGAATTAGCCATGGAACCAATAGTGATGGAAATTTCATCTCTTGAAACCCCATAGTGTTCCGGCAAACCCTTACCAGTGCCACCTAAAACACCAATAGACAATGATTCGTCCAAAAAGAGTCTATACTTGTacttgtttttcaattccaCTATTCTTGGCAAGTTGGCAATATCACCGGAATTGGCAAACAACCCTTCTGTGATgataaatcttcttcttattgGTTTCTGTCTGTCTAAAACTGGTTTCAATTGTGACAAAATTTGTTCCAAATGGTCGACATCATTGTGATCATACCATTCAATATCGGCTCTGCTAACAATTAACGCCTTTTGTAATGCAATATTAACACCACTGTCAACCACACACAAATCACctcttttcaaaaatgcAGGTATAACGGAACCAGCAGTAACAAAATCTTGCCCATAAATGATAGCCTGCTCAGAGTCCAAATAACGAGCCAAATCTTCTTCCAATCTGACGTGGACATCTTGGGTCCCGTAAAAGTTTGGTGGACCACATGCACCCACACCGGCCGATCTAATTTCTACTCTGGCTGATTCTTTAATTCTATCGTTCTCGTTAAGATTAAGGAAATCCTGTGAAGCAAGGTTCACTGCCGTCTTGTTATTTAATTTCACATGAGCACCATTTTGACCTATGATCTCTGGCACTGATTTCAATTCCCAATTTTCCAACTCGGTAACCTCATTGACCAAAGGAGCTGGTTCCCATTCATCACACAACTCATCGATCTCTTTACGAGAAAACCTTACCAATTCCGACttgttttcctttttctttgaacTCAAAAAATATGATAGGGCAAAAAGAACTAAACAAAATTCAAGCAAAGATCTTATAGGATCATTCTGGTAAGATGATTTAATATATCTCAAAATGATACTACCCCCAGGTATGTATTCCAAGTTGTTCAAAGCGGTGACAAAGTCTTCTTGAAACGTAGATGACAATAACTCCCATGCAGCTGATAATGGCAATGCACTGTAATGCTGCTGAGCTATAGCTGTTGCAGTAGTCGTAGTcgtggttgtggttgtggtaaCAATTATTGAAGATGCCATTATAAACTGTCTAACAAATGGAttcaaatataattgaCTATTCGTTTGTCCAAAAACGTATCTATTTGTCTATCAAAGAAAgggaaaaaagaaaaagaaaagaatgaatgaatgaatgaaaatgTTATTGAAGTAATGATATGGTAGATTTCTAAATGTACATATGTTAGAAGTGGACGTGTGAGGTTAGCttggttttcaaaaatgataaattttttttttcgtgttttagtttgtttgttgaaaGTTTAAGAAATTTGTCACCAagtacacacacacacacacaaacaaaagaatCGTCCACTGGGCTATCCAGTAGAGACATTTTTCTGTCACGACATTTTCTTTAGGCGACCCCTTTCTTTGTATATTTCTAAATCCTAACTATAACTTTACACACACATCGGCGAAAACCTACCTTTATggaataaaaattttcGACACACCTTCAACTTCTCTTCTGCAACACACACATCCTTCAATTCCTTTACTAACTAAACTCAATCTACAGCTCTCACAAATAGCAAAGCATTTACATGGCCAAGTAATGATTTCTCGAACATTTGTCTGGCAGATCACACAGTCCAAGGATCTGGCACTGTCGTCGTCGCGACTACTTTGCTCGCCCTTTTCAAGCCtctttgaaattaatatatCCAATAATCTAGCAGTTTCACTATCCTCTTCAGTTCTCCCTAAAAATTTATCGGTTGACTGAAACAGCAGCAGTGGCAGGAATGCTAATGATTGATACTTGGATCTGGTCAATCTTCCGTTCTCTTCTCCATACTGCATGTGTTTCTGTAATATATCCAAGTATGTCGTGTTGGATGACACAAGCACATCGTGTAATTCCTTGCCATCAAAAAGTTCATGTATTGGTAATATAGCTTGTTTTTGTGCAAATGTAGGGTTTCGAGATGCCACAGTTCCCGGAGTGAAAACAACTTCATCCACATCAGAATCATATTCCAAATCAGTCTCCTCCTCTATAACCTCATTGTAATCACCAGAATTATCCACTTCGGAAATGTCGTTGGTTGATAGTAATATCTTAGCGTACGACTGGGAAACCTCATCTTGCGTAAAGGAGTCGATATTAACCAAGTCTTTTTTCTTACGACTAACTCGTCTTGTCACGTATTTTCGTAAAAATGGCGGGGTCTTTAACTTTCTCTTTTCAAACTCGTCTTCGGTCTCTTCTTCCCAGTATGGCCGTTTCTCGATCTTCTTACCCAAAACAACCTTTTTGAACAAGTTTGGTATGTATTCCAAAATAAAGCTATCAACCACCAAACCGTACAATAATTGCCAAGTGTACACGATCATATCCTTCAAATACAAAgttcttttcttcaaaaCGCTGGTCCTTCCACCAATGTTGCTGCTCTCGTAATCGCCCAAATAGTTTCCTGAAATTAACCTTTGTGTGGGTTTAGCTATGACATTACCATAACCAACGAGTTGGTTTTCCTGCAAGTACTGGACAACACCCCGCGATGTTCCATTTCGAGAAGAGTGGCCTGCCCACTTTAATCTCTCCCAAATGCTTCTATCTACCCAAGTTTCATCCTCTAGATTAACTAGACTTAATTCGGTAATATAGCTTGACCTCCCCGCCAGTGTGATTGCCAAAATTCCCACATTTAACAATGCAGTGTAGAAATCATCATTGAGGTTGATATTCAAGTTCTTTATCAACAGATTTGTATCCTCCTCATCCAACTCATTTCGAGAATCACGCATAAACAAACTAGCATAATTGAGACCTCGTAACCGGAATCCATTGACAACCACGGCCAACAAAAAGATTGCCAAGCTGATCAATATGATAAACAATATAAGCACTTGGGGAGTAAAAGTCAAAACCAATATAAGCGGGAACTGCAAAAAGCCCCAGCCATTGGTAAATGAGCTAATGAAGTAACCCAAAAACGTCATACCAAAAACTGTCAGCGGTATTAACCTATACTTATTGTCATTAATTATAGCACCAATGTGAATGTTCAAATGATTCAAGATCAGAAACAACGTGGTGAGAAGGACTTGCTCTGTTGGTCGCTTGTAATACTTGGAACTCCCAAAGAAAAATGCCCCGTTACTGCTAAACTCTTGAAACGCTAAAGAATGTTCAAATATTGTGATCCCGCTCTCTGTATAAGGTTTCTTACCTTCGATCGACGCAATAAACGTTTCAATAAACGACAGTAAACAAAATGTTAAAAAGATTGGCCAGTACATGTCACTTGTGGGTCCGACCATAACCTGTGCCCCGGGTGTCTTCATGTATTTGGTGTCGTTGAAAAACTCAGCATCATACTGGAACAACAGGTCAGGAATGTATCGGTATATCCAATTTAGACTGGAGTCCTGTGTTAGCCCCAAGTGGTAATgcaaattcaaaacaatcaagatgttataaatttgatacaagaacaacaatataACTCCCACCCTAAAACTTATCATActcaaatttttgaaaatagtACTGCTCGCCAACTTTGCTTGGTTGAATTGGCCCCTCCTCACTTGCTGTTGCtgtaaattatttgttgaGGCCATCACCAATGTTCTGTTTAACACTAGKKGCCATCACAAGACATGCTAGTCCATAGATTGAACAACAGTATTTGCTTATTGCTCCTAATCTATTCCAGGGGGTGGTATTCATGGAGGAGGATTGTTCACTTTGTTCCCATATCACATCGACCAACGACGAGATAAACTTGGCCAAAGGAAAATACTCATGCTCGTCATCGATTGCGGTGCCAAAACTACCACTTATATCTATAGTGCTGTTATTCATTGTTAGGTGCTGTGTGTGGTGTGATAGGAGAACAACCCTCCCACACTTATTTTCTGTCTGTAATTGTCATGCTCGGTTTAGGTGTGTGGGAAATGTCGCACTATCTAGGTTCTGTAGGTGAGCGACATTTAACCAAATATCCAcaacattgaaaaaaaaaaatacatcTTCAAACATCTCCTCCATCGCAAGACAATCTAGTCTATCTAATATCAGTACAACCATTTACACACAATGGGACGTAAATTACCCCCACCTCCACCTCCTCCAGGAATACTGAATAAGAACAAACGAAGAAAAGAGAATGATGGAAAACCAATTACGGAGAACAGCAATGGTGCCGGTAAGCAACAACTTCCACcacctcctcctcctccttcATCCTCTCAATCTTTGAATAGCAAACTTCGACCACCTCCACCTCCAcctccacctccaccaCCTTCTGCAGATAGTAAAAAACAATCAGCACCATCAACATCCCTTgaaaatgaacaagaaccaagaaaaagaacTTGGTCTAATGTGGTGAAATCTCGACGTCAGAAAAAGTCAGATACAAAGAGATCAGCCACTCAGGTCATACCACAGAAGCCAGAGATGCCACCGCAGCACTTGCGCAAGATTATGATTGATCATGGTGATTTGACTCTGAACAAGATTGCATCTGATAAACGCTCACACTTGGGAtctttaaaatatttaccaCATGCATTGTTAAAATTACTCGAAAACATGCCACAACCATGGGAACAGCAAAAGGAAGTTAAAGTTCTTTACCACACAACAGGAGCCATCACATTTGTCAATGAAATTCCCAGAGTCATCGAGCCAGTTTACATAGCCCAATGGGCGACTACTTGGAACATGATGAGACGAGAGAAAAAAGATAGGAAACATTTCAAGAGGATGAGATTCCCGCCATTTGATGACGAAGAGCCGCCGTTAGATTGGCTCGAAAACTTGGATGATACAGAACTAGTGGATGCCATTAGACTGAAAGAAATAGAGGATGACGACGAATTGAGAGATTGGTTTTATGATACAAGACCTTTAGTAGAAGACCCGGACATTGTGAATGGTGATTCTTACCGTAAATGGAATTTAGATTTTGGTACCATGAACAAATTGTATCAGTTGTCTCGACCTATATTACACGAGGGACAAACACAGAAATTCGATAAAAACTCCTTGTTCACAGCAAAAAGTCTAAATGTTGCTATTCCAGGAGGACCAAAGTTTGAGCCACTTTTCAAAgacaaaatcaataatccCGAGCTCGAAGATTTTACAGAATTCAATTCCGTTGATAGAATCATATTTAGACAGCCAATCAAGACTGAATATAAAGTGGAGTTGCCATTCTTATACAATTCCTTTGTCAAGAAAGTATCGGTTTCCCCTCTTGGTGCACCATTGGATTGCCGATCTCAGCAGCCACAAAGCAAGGGGCTTCCTGCTTTTACTTTTAATCCAAAATTCAATCTCATTGTGCCGAAAACACAACCTAAGAAGAGTGAGGATAAAgatgacgacgacgacgacaACAACGATTTTGCTTTAGATGTTGAGCCGTTTCTATCTTGGACGACAACTGAAGAAACAAATGACATTGAAGAGTTTGGAGAAGTTCCAGTGGAACCAAAAGGCACAGCAGATGCATtggatttgttttttgctCCATACCCTTTTAATCGTCGCAGAGGCAAAACCATACGTGCTCAGGACGCCGCATTAACGAAAGATTGGTATTTGCACCAGGCCCCGAAAAGCAGCAACACCAAAGTGCGTGTTTCTTACCAGAAgctattgaaaaattatgtGTTGAATGAGGTTCACAAACGACCAAACTCAAGACGAAGATCACATAAGAATAAACATCAAAAACTATTGAGGAGTTTAAAGATGACGAAATACtttcaacaaacaacaatagacTGGGTTGAAGCAGGTATACAAGTGTGCAGACAAGGGTTCAATATGTTAAACTTGTTGATACACAAGAGAGGTCTTACGTATCTTCATTTGGATTATAATTTTAACTTGAAGCCAACAAAGACGTTAAGCACCAAAGAACGTAAAAAGTCTCGTTTTGGGAACGCATTTCACCTTATTCGAGAGCTTTTACGAGCTGTCAAAATGATTGTTGATTCCCACATCCAGTATCGTTTAGGTAATGTTGATGCTTACCAACTAGCAGATGGGCTTTACTATCTTTTCAATCACTTGGGCCAATTGACAGGTATCTACAGATACAAATACAAGGTCATGCACCAAATACGTCAATGTAAAGATTTAAAACATATTATTTATCAAAGATTCAACAAAGTAATAGGTAAAGGTCCTGGATGTGGCTTTTGGCAACCGGCATGGAGAGTGTGGCTCTTCTTTTTGAGGGGTATCATTCCGTTATTAGAGAGATGGTTGGGTAACCTTATTGCTAGACAGTTTGAAGGTAGAAGACAAAATGATGTGGCAAAAACAATTACCAAGCAAAGAGTTGACGCATACTACGATATTGAGTTGCGAGCCCAAGTTATGCACGACATATTAGATATGATCCCTGAAGGATTGAAGCAAAGCAAATCTAAAACTGTTCTTCAACATTTGAGTGAGGCATGGCGATGCTGGAAAGCAAATATTCCTTGGAAAGTTCCAGGGTTACCCAAGCCCATTGAGAGTATAATTGAACGGTACATAAAAGCCAAGGCAGATGGCTGGATTTCAGTGGCACACTACAACAGAGAAAGAATTAGGAAAGGTGCACATGTGGAAAAGACAGTTGCTAGAAAGAATTTGGGGAGACTTACAAGGCTATGGATCAAGAATGAACAAGAAAGACAAATGAATTTTGGCAAGAATGGTCCATTTGTGTCACCAGACGAAGGGGTGAAGATTTTCCAAACAATGGTGAGCTGGCTTGAGAGCAGAAAGTTTAATCCTATTCCGTTCCCACCAATATCTTATAAGCACGACACAAAATTGTTGGTTTTGGCATTGgagaatttgaaagaaagCTATAGTGCAAATGCCAAGTTGAATTCGGCACAACGTGAAGAGCTCGCATTGATTGAGCAGGCATATGACAACCCCCACGAGTGTTTGGTTCGAATCAAGAAGTTTTTGTTGACCCAGAGAATTTTCAAGGAAGTTGGTTTAGAGATGATGGATTACTATAGCCATTTGGTGCCAACGTATTCGGTGGATCCATTGGAAAAAATTACTGATGCCTATTTGGACCAGTACTTGTGGTATGAAGCAGATAAAAGAAGGTTATTCCCCAACTGGGTCAAACCcagtgatgatgaaatcCCACCGTTACTTGTCTACAAATGGTGTCAAggaatcaataatttacaTAGTGTGTGGAATACGTCGGCAGGTGAATGCGGTGTCATGCTTGAAACTtcattaaacaaattttcgGAAAACATTGATTTCACCTTGTTGAACAGGCTTTTACGTTTAATCATGGACACTAATATTGCCGATTATATCACTTCCAAAAACAACGTGAGTCTTACATTCAAAGACATGAACCATGTCAACCAGTACGGAATCATCAGGGGACTTCAATTTGCGTCATTTGTGTATCAATACTATGGTTtagttgttgatttgttgattcttGGCTTGGATAGGGCATTGGAAATAGCTGGTCCCGTTCAGAACCCAAacaattttcttcaatttaaAGATTTGGAGACTGAAACTGCATCACCAATCAGGTTGTATTCGCGTTATTTGGACAAGATTCATatatttttccaatttgacAATGAAGAGGCATCTGGTTTAATTCAAGACTATTTGTCGGAACACCCAGAtccaaattttgaaaatgttgtGGGGTATAACAATCATAGATGCTGGCCCCGCGACTCTCGAATGCGGTTGATGCGACACGATGTGAATTTAGGGAGAGCAACATTTTGGGAGATTAGTGGACGCATTCCAACTTCGTTGACGTCGATAGAATGGGAGGATTCGTTTGCATCAGTGTACTCCCGCGATAACccaaatttattgtttctgATGTGTGGTTTTGAAGTGAGAATATTACCGAAAATCCGAGCCAAAGAGCTTCTGTCATCGCAGGAAGGTGTGTGGGATCTCGTAGACCAAAACACCAGAGAAAGGACAGCTAAGGCGTTTTTACAAGTGTCACAAGAAGCTGTCGATCATTTCCACAATCGAATTCGTCAAATATTAATGTCTTCTGGATCTACTACATTTACCAAAGTTGCTGCAAAATGGAACACTGCGTTAATTGCGTTGGTCACATACTATAGAGAAGCTGCCATTGCCACGCCGTCGTTGTTGGATGTGCTTGTCAAATgtgaaacaaaaattcaGAATCGAGTGAAAATGGGGCTCAATTCCAAAATGCCTTCAAGATTCCCACCAGCAGTGTTTTATACACCCAAAGAGTTGGGAGGGTTAGGCATGCTAAGTGCATCACATATTTTAATTCCTGCTTCAGATCTTCGGTGGTCTAAACAAACAGATACTGGAATAACCCATTTCCGAGCTGGTATGACGCACCAAGATGAAAAGATTATCCCCACAATATTTAGATACGTGACTTCTTGGGAAAACGAGTTTTTAGACTCGCAAAGAGTGTGGGCCGAGTATGCTATTAAACGGCAAGAGGCAATTGAGCAAAACAGACGATTGACATTTGAAGACATGGAAAATAACTGGGACCGAGGTTTGCCACGTATCAGTACGTTGTTTCAAAAGGATAGACACACTTTGGCTTATGACAAGGGCCATAGAATAAGAAGAGAATTCAAGCAGTTTAGCTTAGCCCGCTTTAACCCATTTTGGTGGACCAGTAATCATCATGATGGTAAATTATGGAACTTGAATGCGTACAGAACCGATGTTATCCAAGCGTTGGGTGGTATTGAGACTATTCTTGAACATACATTATTTAAAGGTACCGGTTTTGATTCGTGGGAAGGATTGTTTTGGGAGAAAGCTTCAGGTTTTGAAGACTCGTTgaaattcaagaaattgacCAATGCCCAACGACAAGGGTTGAGTCAAATACCCAACCGTCGTTTCACATTATGGTGGTCCCCCACAATCAATCGAGCAAATGTTTATGTTGGGTTTTTGGTGCAGTTGGACTTGACTGGTATATTTCTTCATGGTAAGATCCCAACATTAAAGATTTCgttgattcaaattttcagAGCTCATTTGTGGCAGAAAATCCACGAGAGTGTAGTCCAAGACATTTGCCAAGTTCTCgataaagaattggaaGTTTTGCAGATTGATAATGTGGAAAAGCAAGCTATCCATCCAAGAAAATCATACAAAATGAATTCGTCTACGGCAGACATTGTGTTGACAAGTACTTACAAATGGAAGGTCTCCAAGCCATCTTTGCTCAACGAAAAAGATGATAAAATGGAAATTCCTGCCACAACGTTTTGGATTGATGTTCAGCTTCGATATGGTGATTATGACTCGCATGACATATCAAGATATGCGCGATCAAAGTTTTTAGATTATACAACCGATGGTATGAGCTCGTATCCGTCACCAACTGGTATTATCATTGCAATTGACTTGGCATATAACATGTACGATGTGTATGGTAATTGGTTCCCAGGGTTAAAGCCGTTGGTCCACAATGCCATGAGAGAGATTATGAAGGCAAACCCAGCATTGTATGTATTGCGTGAACGTATTCGTAAGGGGTTGCAGTTGTACCAATCACAACCTCAAGAAgcatttttgaattctAATAACTATGCtgaattgtttaataaCGATACCcaattgtttgttgatGACACCAATGTTTATCGAGTTACTGTTCACAAAACATTCGAAGGAAACTTGGCCACAAAACCAATCAATGGGTGTATATTTATACTCAATCCTAAAAGTGGacaattatttttgaagATTATTCACACGTCGGTATGGTCAGGTCAGAAACGTTTGGGCCAATTAGCCAAGTGGAAAGCAGCAGAGGAAGTTGCTGCGTTGGTCAAGTCGTTACCACGAGAAGAACAACctaaacaattaattgtCAGTAGAAGGGGGATGATGGATCCACTTGAAGTCCATATGTTGGATTTCCCCAATATCTCCATTAGACCTTCGGAATTGCATTTGCCGTTTGCTGCGGTTATGAAGATAGACAAGTTGTCGGATATAGTTTTGAAAGCAAGTGAGCCGCAAATGGTGTTGTTCAACTTTTATGATGATTGGTTAAAGAGCATTTCCCCTTATACTGCATTTTCTCGagtgatattgattttgagaGCATTGAATATTGACACTGAGACAGCCAACCATATTTTACGTCCTAGTGCTAACATTGTGACACAAGACCACCATATTTGGCCATCACTTAGCGATGAGCAATGGGTTGACGTTGAAGCCCAGTTGCGAGACTTGATTCTTAGCGACTATTCCAAGAAATACAATGTCAATATCCAATCGTTGACGCAATCAGAAGTGCGTGATTTGATATTGGGTCAAGATATTAGAGCTCCTTCTGTTAAGAGACAAGAAATTgctgaaattgaagatggTAAATCCAACAACCAAGTGGAAAACAAGGAACTAACAGCATTGAAGACAACTACAACCAATGTACATGGTGAGGAGATTACAACCGTAACCACTACAAACTATGAGCAACTGACGTTTTCGTCAAGAAATGAATGGAGAAATCGTGCTATTGCTGCCAACAACTTGCACTTGCGTGccaaaaatatatatgtgAGTTCAGAAGAGTTTGTTGATGACGAGAATTCGTTCACGTACATCTTGCCAAAGAATATTTTGCAAAAGCTTATACAGATTTCAGACTTGAGAATCCAGGTGGGGGCATTTCTTTACGGTAAATCCCCTGCCGACCATGTTGGTGTTAAGGAGATTAAGTGTATTGCCATTGTGCCTCAGTTGGGTAACGTTAATTCAATACAGTTTCCAAACACCCTTCCCGACCAGGTAGGGTACTTGAAGGATTTGGAATTGTTGGGATGGGTTCATACTCAATCACAAGAGTTTAGTTACATGACATCATTTGACATCACCACACAATCGCGGTTTTTCGATGAATACAAGCCAAATTTTGTCACCATGACCGTTGCTTACACGCCAGGATCAGTCACAGTATCGTCTTTTGAAATCACCAAAGAGGGATTTGATTGGGGTCGCACAAACAATGACATGATGTCAGAAACCCCATCTGGGTTCAGTAAAGATTATGCTAAAAAGAACCAATTGATCATGTCCGACAAGATTGCTGGTACATTTATGGTGCCTGATGATGACATCTGGAACTATTTTTTCATGGGGGCCATTTTCAATGCCGCTGAATTGTATGATCTAAAGTTGGACATTCCGTTGACATTCTACGATGAACTACACCGTCCAATACATTTTAGTAATTTCACCCACATTGAGGCTGGTAATGAAGAGGAAGCAAATCAGGAAGATGTATTTAGTTAGTGCATATATATTAATACTACAACTTGTGTTTTAACTCGCCACTGGCAAGTTTCTTGAATCTATCTTTAGGGATTCCCGAAGTCCATTTATAAACTCCTCTGGAGACTTCTTGAGAGTTAACCATACTAATGGCTGGCTTGTAAATCTGTTTCAACAATTCCTTATTTTGCAAAATCGAGTCAACATGCAAGTTTTCTGTAGCGTCGAGCAACTCGCCCAAGACGGTGGAATTGAACTCTTCAGCTGTTTTAAATTTCCCTCCATAGTGTTTGTTTACGAGCCCAGcattttgtaaatcttgACCAGAAATTCTCTTggacaacaacaatgctTCGGCAGCTTTGGACCAGCCTAAACGAATTGGAAGTGTGGCCGATGTACCACCTTCAGCGAGAATACCAATATTTGCAAAGGGAGTTAAAAAGAATGTTTTTGACAAGTCATTGACATAGACCAAATCACAAAGTGCCACAAAGGATGCTGATAATCCTATAGCAGGTCCATTCAAAGCGACTGCAAGGATCTTTTTGTGGGCAAGAAACGTTTGCACCAAAAATGTTTGCTTTGCCACTGACAAGTTCAACCAAGTGTCAAGTTCGGTATCTTGGGAGGTAACAAAATCAGCATTGGCACCTGCAGAGAAGACCCTGCCTGTAGATTGAATCAAAGTGATGATAGTGCCCTCTTCGTTGTTTGCTCTTTCTAAGAATTTGCAAAGTATATCATATTGTGGTATGGTTAAGGAGTTGAGTTTTTTTGGATTGTTCAAAGTAATCAATACTGCTCTGTCTTTGACTTCATAAGTGATTGGGTCTGACATGATTGGGTCTGCTGATGGAGAGAgtcttttcaattttgacTGGAAAATACGTCAACTTTTATATGGTACCACATCCGGACTTACGAACCttggcaaaaaaaaaagtgggGAATCGAATTGATCTAcacactactactacttaCCAGTGTCTTACTGAAATGATATGCTCTTCAATAGATAACAATAGTTTCCGCAACTCACTTCGCGAGATATTCTCCTTTAGCAATAACAA from Candida albicans SC5314 chromosome R, complete sequence encodes:
- a CDS encoding serine C-palmitoyltransferase (Ortholog(s) have serine C-palmitoyltransferase activity, role in sphingolipid biosynthetic process and SPOTS complex localization) — translated: MASSIIVTTTTTTTTTTATAIAQQHYSALPLSAAWELLSSTFQEDFVTALNNLEYIPGGSIILRYIKSSYQNDPIRSLLEFCLVLFALSYFLSSKKKENKSELVRFSRKEIDELCDEWEPAPLVNEVTELENWELKSVPEIIGQNGAHVKLNNKTAVNLASQDFLNLNENDRIKESARVEIRSAGVGACGPPNFYGTQDVHVRLEEDLARYLDSEQAIIYGQDFVTAGSVIPAFLKRGDLCVVDSGVNIALQKALIVSRADIEWYDHNDVDHLEQILSQLKPVLDRQKPIRRRFIITEGLFANSGDIANLPRIVELKNKYKYRLFLDESLSIGVLGGTGKGLPEHYGVSRDEISITIGSMANSFASSGGFCVGVNPMVHHQRISSNAYVFSASLPPYSAKVTSQAIREISAPENLDPTTGKSKLMVQLHKKTVDVYDRLEAALEKLPMHIVSSPQSPMIHLRLREKVREQLNLPLMYGNSTFITTGKPAKLLNEFDEYLNLESFILQKVIDYVLEHEGILITRSKLILEHENLPVLPPHLLIMINIGVKEEELDRVVEVLPKAIENVFSNIKSEEDLLQLRDELVNY
- a CDS encoding putative ubiquitin-protein ligase (Ortholog(s) have ubiquitin-protein transferase activity, role in cellular response to amino acid stimulus, transcription factor catabolic process and Asi complex localization), which encodes MASTNNLQQQQVRRGQFNQAKLASSTIFKNLSMISFRVGVILLFLYQIYNILIVLNLHYHLGLTQDSSLNWIYRYIPDSLFQYDAEFFNDTKYMKTPGAQVMVGPTSDMYWPIFLTFCLSSFIETFIASIEGKKPYTESGITIFEHSLAFQEFSSNGAFFFGSSKYYKRPTEQVLLTTLFSILNHLNIHIGAIINDNKYRLIPSTVFGMTFLGYFISSFTNGWGFLQFPLILVLTFTPQVLILFIILISLAIFLLAVVVNGFRLRGLNYASLFMRDSRNELDEEDTNSLIKNLNINLNDDFYTALLNVGILAITSAGRSSYITELSLVNLEDETWVDRSIWERLKWAGHSSRNGTSRGVVQYLQENQLVGYGNVIAKPTQRLISGNYLGDYESSNIGGRTSVLKKRTLYLKDMIVYTWQLLYGLVVDSFILEYIPNLFKKVVLGKKIEKRPYWEEETEDEFEKRKLKTPPFLRKYVTRRVSRKKKDLVNIDSFTQDEVSQSYAKILLSTNDISEVDNSGDYNEVIEEETDLEYDSDVDEVVFTPGTVASRNPTFAQKQAILPIHELFDGKELHDVLVSSNTTYLDILQKHMQYGEENGRLTRSKYQSLAFSPSSSFQSTDKFLGRTEEDSETARLLDILISKRLEKGEQSSRDDDSARSLDCVICQTNVREIITWPCKCFAICESCRLSLVSKGIEGCVCCRREVEGVSKIFIP